The sequence TCGATAGTAGTAATTTAACTAGCTCTACTGCACCATACGAACTGGTAAGAAAAATGCGGGCTTCTTTTTTAGTAACAGGGCCACTGTTAGCAAGGCTTAAAGAGGCTAATATTTCAATGCCTGGAGGTTGTGCTATTGGAACAAGACCTATTGATCTTCATTTAAAAGGTTTTCAAGCTTTAGGGGCTAAAGTAACAACAGATCATGGTTGTATCCAAGCTAAAGTTGACAACTTAATAGGTAATCGGGTATATTTAGACTTCCCTAGTGTAGGAGCTACAGAAAATATTATGATGTTAGCTACTTATGCCGAAGGGCAGACAATAATCGAAAATGCCGCTGCAGAACCTGAAATAGTCGATTTAGCCAACTATTTAAACTCTATGGGGGCAAAGATTCGGGGTGCAGGTACTAATGTTATTAAAATCACAGGGGTAAAAGAACTTACTTCTAATAGATATACCGTTATACCAGACCGGATTGAAGCAGGAACTTATATGGTAGCGGCTGTTATTACTGGGGGAGACGTACTCATAACTAATTGTATTTATGATCATTTAAAACCGGTTATTGCTAAATTGCAAGAATGTGGCGCAGAGATAATTGAAGATGAAAATACCATTAGGGTTAAAGGTAATAATAGACCTAAGGGAGTAGATGTTAAA is a genomic window of Anaerobranca gottschalkii DSM 13577 containing:
- the murA gene encoding UDP-N-acetylglucosamine 1-carboxyvinyltransferase — translated: MEKIYVTGKTGPLQGTVKVSGAKNAALPILAASLLCKGTTIIDEVPQLEDVNVMRGVLESLGAKVKVEGDTYIIDSSNLTSSTAPYELVRKMRASFLVTGPLLARLKEANISMPGGCAIGTRPIDLHLKGFQALGAKVTTDHGCIQAKVDNLIGNRVYLDFPSVGATENIMMLATYAEGQTIIENAAAEPEIVDLANYLNSMGAKIRGAGTNVIKITGVKELTSNRYTVIPDRIEAGTYMVAAVITGGDVLITNCIYDHLKPVIAKLQECGAEIIEDENTIRVKGNNRPKGVDVKTLPYPGFPTDMQPQMMALLAVAEGTSVVTETVFENRFMHVDELKRMNAKIKIRERSAVITGVETLKAAPVYATDLRAGAALILAGLVAEGVTEIGNVYHIDRGYVDIVNKFKELGAHIERR